One region of Candidatus Electrothrix rattekaaiensis genomic DNA includes:
- the gpmI gene encoding 2,3-bisphosphoglycerate-independent phosphoglycerate mutase — MADNRPVVLAILDGWGLAPASASNAVSVAHTPNMDRWAADYPSTTLVAHNGLVGLPEGQMGNSEVGHLNIGSGRIVYQDYTRINRAIELDEFADNPALTKVMEQVKAAGSRIHFCGLLSDGGVHSHLKHLEALLAMAGERGLDAKVHCFMDGRDTAPSSGAGYMEELLSAIEQIGCGQVATVSGRYWAMDRDTRWDRVEKAWQALVNGQGQTAEDPLQAVQDAYAREETDEFIKPTVLLDAEGQPVGKISDGDAVVFFNFRADRVRELCHAFSDADFQGFDVSNRPKLLELVTMTEYEADFSFPIAFPPQSLTRILGEEASKADMHQLRIAETEKYAHVTYFFNGGGEKPFPGEDRILVESPRDVATYDLKPAMSAVKVTDRLLAALTDQAAAGTPYDMVILNFANGDMVGHSGVLEAAVLACETVDLCLGRLAEQVQEMGGTLLVTADHGNAETMVNPETEQPHTAHTLNPVPLILVSEEHKGCTLKDGGALKDIAPTLMNLLGLEQPEEMEGENLIA; from the coding sequence ATGGCGGACAACAGGCCGGTAGTTTTAGCAATCCTGGACGGCTGGGGGCTTGCCCCGGCATCAGCAAGCAATGCGGTTTCCGTAGCTCATACTCCGAATATGGATCGCTGGGCTGCGGACTATCCCTCAACCACCTTGGTTGCTCATAACGGCTTGGTCGGTCTGCCTGAAGGCCAGATGGGCAACTCCGAGGTCGGGCATCTGAATATCGGGTCCGGGCGGATCGTGTATCAGGACTACACCCGGATTAACCGGGCTATAGAGCTGGATGAGTTTGCCGACAACCCGGCACTGACCAAGGTCATGGAGCAGGTCAAGGCCGCAGGCAGTCGCATCCATTTCTGCGGATTGCTTTCGGACGGCGGAGTCCATTCCCACCTCAAGCACCTAGAGGCCCTGTTGGCAATGGCAGGAGAGCGTGGACTTGATGCCAAGGTGCATTGCTTCATGGATGGACGGGACACTGCGCCCTCCAGCGGAGCAGGCTATATGGAAGAGCTGCTTTCCGCCATTGAGCAAATCGGCTGCGGGCAGGTGGCAACGGTCTCGGGCCGCTACTGGGCTATGGATCGGGATACCCGCTGGGACCGCGTAGAAAAGGCCTGGCAGGCTCTGGTCAACGGGCAGGGACAGACTGCGGAAGATCCTTTGCAAGCGGTGCAGGATGCCTATGCGCGGGAGGAAACCGATGAGTTCATCAAGCCCACGGTACTTCTTGATGCTGAGGGACAGCCGGTGGGCAAGATCAGCGACGGCGATGCCGTTGTCTTTTTCAATTTCCGGGCTGATCGAGTGCGGGAACTCTGCCATGCCTTTTCCGATGCCGACTTCCAAGGCTTTGATGTCAGCAATCGGCCCAAGCTGCTGGAGCTGGTCACCATGACTGAATATGAGGCAGACTTTTCCTTTCCCATCGCCTTTCCTCCGCAGAGCCTGACCCGTATCCTCGGGGAAGAGGCGAGCAAGGCTGATATGCATCAGCTACGGATCGCCGAGACAGAGAAATATGCCCATGTGACCTATTTCTTCAATGGCGGTGGAGAGAAACCTTTTCCCGGCGAAGACCGCATCCTCGTTGAGTCACCACGGGATGTGGCGACCTATGACCTCAAGCCAGCAATGAGTGCGGTGAAAGTTACCGACCGCTTACTGGCAGCACTGACAGATCAGGCAGCGGCAGGCACACCCTATGATATGGTGATCCTCAACTTTGCCAACGGGGATATGGTAGGGCATAGCGGGGTACTGGAGGCGGCGGTGCTGGCTTGCGAAACCGTGGATCTCTGCCTAGGGCGGCTTGCCGAACAGGTGCAGGAGATGGGTGGTACCCTTCTGGTCACGGCGGATCACGGCAATGCCGAGACTATGGTCAACCCGGAAACCGAGCAACCGCATACGGCCCACACCCTGAATCCGGTGCCGCTGATTCTGGTCAGTGAGGAGCATAAAGGCTGCACGCTGAAGGACGGCGGTGCGCTCAAAGATATCGCCCCTACCCTGATGAA
- a CDS encoding DUF456 family protein gives MQTITDWFSSLYTVTLANAHVWGFLASLPFIIGGLIGTVFPALPGTVLILVGFVSYGLITEFDSLSAWFFVGQTVLVALSYLIEFLATAFGVKMFGGSKAAAWGAVLGSLLVFVLGPIGIIVGPLLGAIVGELIMGEQIKQALHSGFGSFLGFMGGVIANLVISGLMIAWFVLEIL, from the coding sequence GTGCAGACAATAACAGACTGGTTTTCTTCACTCTATACAGTCACCCTTGCGAATGCCCATGTTTGGGGTTTTCTGGCAAGCCTCCCTTTTATTATTGGAGGACTGATTGGGACGGTTTTCCCCGCCCTTCCGGGGACGGTGTTAATCCTCGTTGGCTTTGTGTCCTACGGATTAATTACAGAATTCGACAGCTTATCCGCTTGGTTCTTTGTCGGACAGACCGTTTTAGTCGCCCTGAGCTACCTGATTGAATTTCTCGCCACAGCTTTCGGGGTAAAAATGTTTGGCGGGTCAAAGGCAGCTGCCTGGGGTGCTGTGCTCGGCTCCTTGCTGGTCTTTGTCCTTGGACCTATCGGCATTATTGTCGGCCCCTTACTCGGAGCTATCGTCGGTGAACTGATCATGGGCGAACAGATCAAACAGGCCCTGCATTCTGGCTTCGGCTCGTTTCTCGGTTTCATGGGCGGGGTGATTGCCAATCTAGTTATTTCCGGGCTGATGATTGCTTGGTTTGTTCTGGAAATACTGTAG
- the rsfS gene encoding ribosome silencing factor — translation MRQLKKEHRERTSLELAEICARTALDTKAEDLVILDVHAESSFTDYFIIMSGRSSRHVQGLADAIEAELRSKRVNSTHSEGLKEGMWVLLDFGDIVTHIFYKDQREFYDLEGLWHDAPRVDLKELGIEEKEED, via the coding sequence ATGCGACAGCTGAAAAAAGAACACCGCGAACGAACCTCTCTGGAACTGGCTGAAATCTGCGCCCGCACGGCGCTAGACACCAAGGCGGAAGATCTGGTTATCCTGGACGTTCATGCCGAATCCTCCTTTACTGATTATTTTATTATTATGAGCGGTCGTTCCAGCCGCCATGTCCAGGGGCTGGCTGATGCGATAGAGGCAGAATTGCGCTCCAAACGAGTAAACAGCACGCATTCTGAGGGGTTAAAGGAAGGCATGTGGGTTCTGCTGGATTTCGGTGATATCGTGACCCATATCTTCTATAAAGACCAACGGGAATTTTATGACCTGGAAGGACTCTGGCATGACGCCCCTCGGGTAGATCTGAAAGAGCTGGGCATTGAAGAAAAGGAGGAAGACTGA
- a CDS encoding DNA topoisomerase III — translation MGKTLIIAEKPSVAADIVKALPGKFTKSKTHFEGDDYIVSYAVGHLVSIGFPEEIDPKFQKWTLDNLPILPEEFPLSVLPNTKTQYNALSKLIRRKDVEIIVNGCDAGREGELIFKYILKHASTRSVAGKSIRRLWLQSMTLDSIRAGLQNLRENEEMLSLEDAALCRSEADWLIGINATRALTCYNSRHGGFRKTPCGRVQTPTLSLLVKREAERRAFIPVDYWELHADFLCENAVYQGIWIDTDFKKDPDNPHANKKRIWEEKQARAIAEKCLDKEAQVEQTHKDSSQAPPQLYDLTTLQREANSRFGFSAKNTLGLAQALYERHKLITYPRTDSRCLPEDYAESVHAVLERQQGWQYGKFAAEALSKGYLQKNQKNKRLFNNKKISDHFAIIPTSGLPGTLSEPELKIYQMIVQRFLAILFPAAIFHNTRRISIVEQETFLTEGKILVEPGWKAVYGSKPGAGDANTLVALPEGKPVLCKEIEQKKLVTKPPARFSEATLLSAMEHSGKLVDDEELAEAMKERGLGTPATRAAIIEKLLNEKYVVREQKELIPTGKAFELIALLEARDIDVLASPELTGEWEYKLSQILRGKITREQFMREIRNQTAKIVEQVKTGEEAVRKEAPFSPVDGMKFFENATAYQSEDGKLMIRKILGGRIMEEDEIIRLIRGETVGPYTDFRSKKGKPFTASIVIKDSKISFQFADSTDDLDMEAIKQQEPIGISPADQTKVFETPMAYMSESALEGDREIGLRIGKIILERAITRENIAQLLTKGKTELIKGFISKRKRPFDAYLCMDNKGKITFEFPPRKPRVKKGKS, via the coding sequence ATGGGAAAAACACTCATCATAGCAGAAAAGCCCAGCGTGGCCGCTGATATTGTCAAGGCCCTGCCCGGCAAATTCACAAAATCTAAAACCCATTTCGAGGGCGATGATTATATCGTCTCCTATGCGGTCGGCCATCTTGTCTCTATCGGTTTTCCCGAAGAGATTGACCCAAAATTTCAGAAATGGACCTTGGACAACCTGCCCATTCTGCCGGAAGAATTCCCCCTGAGCGTACTCCCCAATACCAAGACCCAGTACAATGCCCTGAGCAAGTTGATTCGGCGCAAGGACGTTGAGATCATTGTCAATGGTTGTGATGCTGGTCGCGAAGGTGAGCTCATCTTCAAATACATCCTCAAACACGCCTCTACCAGATCTGTGGCAGGAAAATCCATCCGCAGGCTCTGGCTCCAATCCATGACCTTGGATTCCATCCGAGCAGGATTACAAAACCTGCGTGAAAATGAAGAGATGCTGAGCCTTGAAGATGCGGCACTCTGCCGCTCCGAGGCAGACTGGCTCATCGGTATCAACGCCACCCGCGCCCTGACCTGCTATAATTCTCGCCACGGCGGATTCAGAAAAACCCCCTGCGGACGGGTTCAGACCCCTACCCTGTCTTTGTTGGTCAAGCGGGAAGCGGAACGACGCGCCTTTATCCCGGTCGATTATTGGGAACTGCATGCTGATTTCCTTTGCGAGAATGCGGTCTATCAGGGAATCTGGATTGACACGGACTTTAAAAAAGATCCAGATAATCCCCATGCCAATAAAAAACGCATCTGGGAAGAAAAACAGGCCAGAGCAATCGCTGAAAAATGTCTCGATAAAGAGGCACAGGTTGAACAAACCCATAAGGATTCCAGCCAAGCCCCGCCCCAGCTGTATGATCTAACAACGTTGCAACGAGAGGCAAACTCTCGGTTCGGTTTTTCAGCCAAAAACACCTTAGGCCTTGCTCAAGCCCTGTATGAGCGCCACAAACTCATCACCTACCCCAGAACAGACAGTCGCTGTTTGCCGGAAGATTATGCTGAGTCCGTCCATGCGGTGCTGGAACGCCAGCAGGGATGGCAATACGGGAAATTTGCCGCTGAGGCCCTGAGTAAAGGTTATCTGCAAAAGAACCAAAAGAATAAACGACTCTTTAATAATAAAAAGATCAGCGATCATTTTGCGATCATTCCCACCTCCGGTCTTCCCGGCACCCTCAGTGAACCGGAACTAAAGATCTACCAGATGATCGTGCAGCGTTTCCTGGCCATCCTCTTTCCTGCGGCGATCTTTCATAACACCCGCCGGATTTCCATTGTGGAACAGGAGACCTTTCTCACCGAGGGGAAAATCCTGGTGGAACCGGGCTGGAAGGCGGTGTACGGGTCCAAGCCTGGGGCCGGTGACGCAAACACCCTCGTGGCCCTACCGGAAGGGAAGCCTGTGCTCTGCAAAGAAATAGAGCAAAAAAAGCTTGTCACTAAACCGCCTGCTCGATTTTCAGAGGCCACCCTGCTCTCAGCTATGGAGCATTCTGGCAAGCTGGTGGATGACGAAGAGCTGGCCGAGGCTATGAAGGAGCGCGGTCTCGGTACCCCTGCCACCCGTGCTGCTATTATTGAAAAACTGCTCAATGAAAAATACGTTGTTCGGGAGCAAAAGGAACTCATTCCCACAGGCAAGGCATTTGAGCTAATCGCCCTTCTGGAAGCGCGGGATATTGATGTCCTTGCCTCACCGGAACTGACCGGCGAATGGGAGTATAAACTCAGTCAGATCCTTCGGGGAAAGATAACCCGGGAGCAGTTCATGCGGGAGATTCGGAATCAGACCGCGAAGATTGTCGAGCAGGTAAAAACCGGCGAAGAAGCTGTTCGAAAGGAGGCTCCGTTTTCTCCGGTTGACGGCATGAAATTCTTTGAGAACGCAACCGCCTACCAGTCAGAAGACGGCAAGCTGATGATCCGCAAAATTCTCGGCGGCAGAATCATGGAGGAGGACGAGATCATCCGCCTGATTCGCGGAGAAACTGTGGGGCCGTACACGGATTTTCGCTCTAAAAAGGGAAAACCCTTTACCGCCTCCATTGTTATCAAGGACTCCAAGATCTCTTTTCAATTTGCCGACTCCACCGATGACCTTGATATGGAGGCTATTAAACAGCAGGAGCCCATCGGCATCTCACCTGCGGATCAGACCAAGGTCTTTGAAACCCCTATGGCCTATATGTCGGAATCCGCTCTTGAGGGGGATCGGGAAATAGGATTGCGCATAGGAAAAATCATCCTAGAACGCGCCATTACTCGCGAGAATATCGCCCAATTATTGACCAAGGGGAAAACCGAGCTGATCAAAGGATTTATTTCCAAAAGAAAACGACCCTTTGACGCATATCTCTGCATGGACAACAAAGGAAAGATCACCTTTGAGTTTCCGCCCAGAAAGCCAAGAGTAAAGAAAGGGAAAAGCTGA